AAGCCGGCAAGCACGCCGTTACGGTTACGTTCTTTGAAAAAACCGGCGGACAAGTACTGGACGTGAGCTACGCAGGACCGGGCCTGAGCAAGCAGGCGGTGCCCGCAGCGGCCTGGTTCCGGGCTGCTACCCCGGCCGGCCCGGCCAACGGCACCTACACCCTGGCGCCCGAGTGCACGCCGGGCGAGCGGCTCGACGTGCCCAACAGCAACACCACGCCCGGCACGCCGCCCCAGATCTGGCCCGACAACGGTGCTAACGCCGAGAAATGGGTGGTGGAAAAACAATCCAGTGGCTACTACCGCATCACCTCCGCCCTCGACGCCAACCGGGTGCTGGAAGTAGCCGGCAGCGCCCCGGCCGAGCGCACCGACATCTGGATCAATGGCTGGAACGGCACCGACGGGCAGCTCTGGAACATCGTGCCCACCCACGGCGACTACTACCGCCTGGTGCCCAAGTCGGCGCCGGGCCTGGCCCTGGACGTGGAGGGCGGCGACCCGGACAAGAACACGCCCGGCTGCAACATCTGGCTGTGGACCATCAACAACCTGTCCCCGCAGAACTGGAAGTTTATTCCGACAACCGTCAACAGCAGCCGGCCGGCGCCGGCTAGCGGCGAGGCAGCTGCCGCGGCCCCGGCCGTGGTGTACCCCAGCCCCGCCGCCGACCAGGTGACGGTGCACTTTGCCCTGCCGCAAGCCGCGGCGGTGCGGCTGGTAGTTACCGACGCCTTGGGCCGGGCGGTGCTCACGCGGCCCGTGGCCGGGCAGGCAGGCGCCAACCGCGTGAAGCTGAGCACAGGCCAGCTGGCCGAAGGCCTCTACCAGGTGCAGGGGCACGTGCCGGGCCAGTCCCGCCCTGCCTTCCGCGCCAAGCTTGTGCTGGCTCGCTAAATGCCCGCAGCCGGGGCGGCACGTGCGCCGTCCCGGCTACAGGCGTGCCGGTGGCCGGCTATAGCCACACACAGAAACCTGGCAGCGTGCCGCACGCGCCGGGCTCTGATCTGCTCCTCACCCTTCTCCTTTCCGTACATGCTATTTTCTTTCCCCTCTCTCCGGGCGGGCAGTTGGCCGCCGTGGCCAGTGCTGGGCGCCGCCGCGCTGCTACTTTCGGCCGAAGCCGCCGCCCAGCCCTCGGCCGAAAGCCTGCCCATCGGCGCCCAGAGCGTCAGCTACCCCGTGCCTACCGCTGGCGAAGTGCGCTACGTGAAGCCCGACGGCGACAACAGCGCCGACGGCAAAACCCTGGCCACGGCCTGGCGCACCCTGGGCAAAGCCATTACCAGCGCCCCCGACGGGGCCACCGTAGTTTTCAAAGGCGGCACCTACCGCGCCAGCAGTGAAGGCGTGGGCATGGACCGCCGCCTCATCCTCCAGCCCTACCTCAACGACGTAGTGTGGTTTAAGGGCAGCGTGACCATTCCCGCGGCCGAGTGGAAAACCGATGGCAGCACCCGGTGGGTGAAAAACAACTGGACCTACCAGCTGCCCCGCGACCCTGACGGGGCCAGCATCGACCAGGCCAATGCCCCGCTGGCCGGCTACACCGACATGGTGTACCTCAACGGCAACCGGCTCGTGCAGGTAGCCACCAAGGCGGAAGTCGGGCCGGGCAAGTTCTACGTCGATTACGGCACCCAGCAGCTCTACCTTGGCGACAACCCCAGCGGCAAGACGGTAGAGGCCACGGCCTACAAGCGGGGAATGTCGGTGGTGAAAAACCCGGCCAACTCGTTTGACCCCAGTGGCAGCGTGGTGCGGGGGCTGGGCTTTGCCCACTTCGCCGAAGCCGGCCTGGGCATCGGCGACCAGGACGTGACGGTGGAGGACTGCACCTTCGCCTGGAACGGGCAAAACGGCCTGGTCTTCTTCGGGCAAAACAACCCCTCGGGCGCCGTGCTGCGCTACAACCGCTTTGCCTACAACGGCATGGCGGGTGCTTCGGGCGGCCGGGCCAACAACGCGCTGGTGGCCCACAACCGCTTCGACCACAACAATGTGGAGAACTTCAACCGGTTTTGGTCGGCGGCGGGCTTCAAGCTGACTACTTCCGACAACGTGGTGCTCCGCGACAACGTGGCGGAAGACAACAACTCGACCGGCTTCTGGCTGGACGTGGACTGCCGCAACGCCACCATCATCCGCAACACGGCCCGGCGCAATACGGCCTTTGGCATCTTCTTCGAGGTGTCGCGCGGGGCGCTGATTGCCTCCAACCTGAGCGTGGGCAACAGCACGGGCATTGCCGTAAGCAACTCGCGCGACGCCCGCCTGTACAACAACACCCTGGTCAGCAACGGGCGGGCCCTGCTCGTGAACGAAGGCGACCGGACGCCCTCGGCCGCCGAAAAAGCCCGCGGCGCCGACTACCGCACCCGCGGCACGGTGCTCAAGAACAACCTGATTGCCAAAGTCACCGGCTCCACGGCCGTTATTGAGTCGTACCGCCCTTGCTCCGACACGGCGCAGGCCCTGGTAACGGCCATGGATTTCAACGCCTACTACCGCACGGCGGCAAACCAGCCGGCTAAGTTTGCTCACAACTGGGTGCTGGCCGGCTCCAGCCAGGGCTGCTTTAAGTTTCCGCTCACGCTGCAGCAGTTTCAGGAGCTGACCGGCCTGGAGCGCAACGGCCTGGCCATTGACGGCGGGCCCGGCGAGCCATTCCTCGTAAATGCCGCCGCCGACGGCACGGGCAACTACCGCCTCAAGCCGGGCAGCCTGGCCTACCGCCGCGGCGAGCCGCTGCCCGCCGGCGTGGCCGCCGCCCTGGGCGTGCCGGCCGGCGTGGCCGTGGACCTGGGCTACCTGTTTGACGCGGGCAGCTACGGCAACAACGTGCCCACTGTCACGAGCATTACCCTCATCAACGCCGACACCGACCAGCCCATTGCCGCCTTCAATCCGCTGGGCGACGGAGCCACGCTCAACCTGGCCAAGCTACCCACCCGCCGCCTCAGCATCCGGGCCAATACTACCCCCGCCGACATCGGCAGCGTCCGTTTCGGCCTGGACGGCAACGCCAACTTCCGCGTCGAGAACAGCGTGCCCTACGCCCTGGCCGGCGACAACCCCGGCCCCGACTACGGCGCCTGGACGCCCAGCCTGGGCCCGCACACGCTGACCGTAACGCCCTACAGCCAGGCCGGCGCCAGTGGTACGGCCGGGCCGGCGCGCACCTTCACGTTCACGGTGGTAGAAAGCCTAGTCGACAATCCGGGCTTTGAAGCGGGCGGCCAGGCCACCGGCAACCCGGCCGGCTGGTCTACCACCTCGGCCGGCGGCCACACCAACGCCGACTACACCCAGGCCGGCACGCCCCACGGCGGCAGGTTCCACGCCGTGCACTTCAAGAACACGGCCTACGACGTGTACACCAGCCAGCTGATTGAGAACCTGCCCGATGGGCTGTACACCTTCCGGGCCTGGGTGCGCGTGGCCGGCGGCTACACCGGCAGCCGCTTGCAGGTGGAAAACCACGGCGGCAGCACCCTCACCAAGACGCTGCCCTCCACCAACTGGCAGTGGGCCCAGGTAAGCCTGCCCAACATCAACGTGACCAGCGGCCGGGCCCGCATCGGGTTCTACACCGTGGCCGGTGCCAGCCAGGGCATTCAGTTCGACGATGTGGAGTTTGTGCGCCAGCCCGGAGCCTCAACCCCGGCCGCCCGGCAAAGCGCCGGGCAGGCCACTTCGGAGGCCGGCGCTGCGGAGGTGGTCTTCTACCCCGTTCCCGTCGTGGACAAGCTCACCATCGACCTGCCCGGAGCGAAAGGGGAGGAGCTGGTGGAAGTGGTGGTAACGACTACGCTCGGCCAGCAGGTGCTGGCCCGCACCTTGCCGCTCAACGGTGCCCGCACGCTTGTCCTGGACCTGGGCCACCTGAGCAACGGCATCTACACCGTCACGGTGCTGCGGGGCGGGCTGCGCCGCGTGGTGCAGGTTCCAGTGGCTCACTGACGGCGGGAGTACAGAACAGGCCATCCGCCACTAGCCTCACGGTAGACCTCGGCCCACCTGGGCCAGCGCAATACAGCCCCGCGCAAACCAAAAACAGCCGGCTTACCCGAGCCACCCTGAACACTCCGCACCGGTTCCAATAGGCCACCTCGGAAAACACCCGGCAGCAAACCACTGCCGCCCGGCAAGTGAGCCGGCGCCAGCCGCGTGCTCGGCGCTGGCTCACTTGCCGGCCGCAGGCGGGCGGTTTGGCCACCAGCCGGCCAGGGCGTGGGGTAGACTCTTTTTTTTCAGTTCTAAAAATCAACTTCATGGCACATACCCTTTTACTCACTACCGCGGCCCTGCCCGGAGCACTGCACCGCTACGTACGCGGGCTGGCCTTGGCAGCAGGGCTGCTCCTAAGCTCAGCGGCTCACGCCCAGGAGCAGGCCCGCCCCGCCGACGCCCTGGCCGGGTCCATGGGCATTGGCGGCCGCCTCGACTGGGCCACCAACGAGGGCAACTTCCACCACGTCAGCGCCGCCATCCGCGGCGTGGGCTTCCGCTACGTGCGCGTGGGCGCCCTACCCGAATGTACGGGGTGCGACTCACGCGCCCAGTACTACCAAAACCTGCGCGACCTGGCCGACCAGGGCAATATCAAGTTCTGCGCCGTGGTGGACCGCTGGACCTCGCGCGAGGCGCTGGAAAACTTTCTGCAAGAGATGGGGCCGCGCGTCTACGCCCTGGAGGGCCAGAACGAAGCCTTCCACTTTGGGGAAGGCTTTGCCTACGCCAACTCCCTGGAGCTGCAACAGATGATTTGGTCGGTGGCCAAAGCCAACGGCCGCAACTTGCAGATGTATTCCTGGAGCCTGGGCGGCGACGCCGGCAACTACGACACCATGCCCAGCACCGACGCCTACTGCGACGCCGGCACCATCCACCCCTACCACTGGTTCGGCGACTACACCCGGGGCTACAACTCGGCCAAGGCCAGCGCCAGCCTGCACCAGGCCTGGCGCGCCGAGCGAAACGCCGACGGCAGCTGGTCGCACTACAAACGCTCGGGCTTCATCAGCGCCATCCGCAACAAGATGATCAGCCCCAGCAAGCCCGTGGTGGCCACCGAGGTGGGCTGGGCTACGATTAGCCTCACCGACCCGGCCGTTTCGACCAGTGCCCGCCTGCGCTTTGCCCCGCGCGTGTTCCTGGAAACCTTCAACGCCGGCATCATCCGCACGTTCTACTACAACATCTACGAAACCCAGGGCCGGGGCTACAGCCTGACCACGGGCCCGAACACCTCCACGCTCAACGACGCCGGGCTGGCCGTGAAAAACCTACTGGCCCTGACCGCCGATCCGGGCGCCTCCTTCACGCCCGGCTCCCTGAACTACTCCCTGAGCACGGCCAGCGGCATGGCCACCCAGGACGACCAGGAAGTTACCACCACCGAGATTCACCACACCCTGCTGCAAAAGCGCAACGGTAAGTTTCAGCTGATTTTGTGGGTGGATGCCAACTCCCACGACGGTGCCGTGGCCGACCAGAGCGTGACGGTGACCTTGAACGGGCTGACGGCCAGCAGCGTGGCCACCTACCGCCCGGTGCAGGGCACCAGCGTGGTGCAGACGTTTGCCAACACCGCCAGCTTCACCGTGGCCGTGCCCGACCACCCGCTCATTGTGGAGATTACGCCAGCCAGCTCGGGCGGCAACCCCAGCCCGGTACAGGCAGCGTACGGAGGCACCGCGCGCACCCTGCCGGGCACCATTCAGGCCGAGGACTACGACACGGGCGGCCAAGGCGTGGCCTATAGCGACTCGGACGGCGGCAACAACGGTGGCGCCTACCGCGCCGCCGAAGCCGTGGACCTGCAAGCCACCACCGACGCGGGTGGGGGCCAGAACGTGGGCTGGACCGCGGATGGCGAGTGGCTGGAGTACACGGTGAACGTGGCCACGGCCGGCGTCTACGACGTGAAGCTGCGCCTGGCCTCGCCCAGCGCGGGCAAGCAGCTGCGCGTGAAAGTGGGCACCACCACCCTGGGCACGGCGACGGTGCCGAACACCAGCACGTGGCAGACGTGGCAAACGGTAACCCTGCCGGGAGTCAGTCTGAGTGCCGGCAACAGCCAGGTGCTGCGCCTGGAAATTATTGGCGGCTCGTTCAACCTGAACTGGGTGCAGTTTGAGAGCAAGGGGCTGGCCGATGGCGTGTACACGCTGACGCCGGCGTGTGGGCCAGATGTACGCCTGGACGTGAGCAACGGCCTCATGGCTGATGGCACCGACGTGCGCACCTGGACGGTGAACCAGCACCCGGCGCAAGAGTGGCTGGTGCAGAAGCAGCCCGACGGCACCTACCGTCTTTCCTCGGCCATCAACAATAACTACGTGCTGGATGTGCGCGCGGGCAGCGCCAGCTCGGGCAACGGCACCGAGGTAGAGCTCTACCACTGGAACGGCGGGGCCAACCAGCGGTGGCTGTTGAACGACGTGGGCAATGGCTACTTTGAGCTGGTGCCGCAATCTACGCCGGGCTACGCCCTGGATGTGGAAGGCGCCAGCAGTAGCCCGACCAATGCGTGGCTGTACCAGCAGTACAAAAACACCGCCCAGCAGTGGCGCCTCACGCCCGTAACTAGCAGCCGCCGGACAGCCGCCACCGCTGCGGCCGGAGCCCACAAGCCCACGGCCGAGCCAGGCACGGCAAGCCAAGCGGCCAGCTTCTGGGTGTTTCCTAACCCCAACCACGGCAAAGCCACCGTGTCGTTGACGGCCGAAAAAGACCAGCGTGCCACCGTGTACCTGCACAACGCGCAGGGGCTGGTGAGCTTGTTCAGCGTGCAGGCCAAAGCCGGCCTGACCGAGTGGGCGGTGCCCACGACGCTGGCCCCAGGTACCTACTTCTGCAAAACCAAGCTCGACGGCAAAGACGTGAGCTTCACCCTGCAAGTGCAGCCGTAGCAAGTAGCTGGCTCCGAGGTATTCATCTGTTTTTTAAGCTGTTGAACTTCTTCTAATCGGTCTTGCTATGTACTCACTCACCAAAGCATCTTTCGCCCGTCGTTTTTATTCTTGGGTCCTTCTGGTCGGCCTGGCGTGGTGGCTGAGCCTGCTCGGCGCGGGCTTCACGGCCCAGGCCCAGACGGCCACCTACTCGGTGGCCGGCAGCCGCATTCTGAAAAACGGCGTGCCCACGGTCTGGCGCGGGGCCAACGCCCAGCACGTGTTCGGCGGCGACCAAGGCTCGCGCGACCAGATGAACGCCTGGAACATGGACATTTCCCGCGAGTTCATCGGCACCCTGCGCCAGCAGCCCATTGCCGGCACCTACCCGGTGGGCGTCTACATCAACGGAGCCAGCGAACCTACTTACCTGCGTCCCTTGGAGCAGATTGCCCGCGACAACCGCGCCAACGGCAAGGTCACCATCTTCTGCCCCTTCGGCTGGAACCCCAACGTGGAGGGAGAGAAATTCACCGGCCTGAACCCGTCGCAAACGCCGTTCTGGAACGACTACAAGGCCCGGATGCGCGAAATAGCCACCTTCTTCAAAGACCAGCCCGACGTGTGGATTGAGCTGTGGAACGAGCCCTATTGGTACGACCGTAGCCACGGCTACTCCGACGCGCTGTGGCTGTCGGACATGCAGGAAATGGTTAATAACATTCGCAGCACCGGCAACCAGAACATCATTGTGGTGCCCGGCGCCGAAAGCGGCCAGGACGAGGACATCATCCTGGCCAGGGGCCCGGCCCTGCTGCAAAGCCAGACCAATAAGAACCTCGTCTTCGACGTGCACGCCTACGAAAACTGGCTGCGCGAAAGCCAGGCCTCGGTGGAGCGCCGCATCCGGGCTGTGCACAACGCCGGCTGCGCCCTGCTTTTCGGCGAAGTGGGCCCCTACAACACCGACGGGCTGATGAACCCGGTCAACTTTCTGAACGCGGTTCGTAACACGCGTAGCACTACCTTGGCCTGGCTCTGGAAATCCGACGAAAACGACGGCGACGCCCTGCTGCGCTCGGACGGCAAAACCCCCAACGATACCAATAACAACAACTGGGGCACCACTTACCGCGCCTTTACTCTGGAAAACCACAACCCCGCGGGCAGCGCCTACGCCGGCCGGTTTGTGCTGCTGGCCCGCCACAGCGGGCTGGCCCTGGATGTACACGCTTCGGCTACCACCAACGGCGCCAACGTGTGGCAGTACACACCCAACGGCTCATCGGCCCAAACCTGGACGGTGGCCCCGGCCGGCGGAGACTACTACCGCCTCACAGCCGAATGCTCGGGCAAGGTGCTCGACGTGGCCGGCTACAGCACCGCCGAGGGCGCCAACGTGCAGCAGTGGGAGTGGCTCAGCTCGGACGCGCAGCGCTGGAAAATCACGGAAGTCGGGGGCGGCTTTGTTACGCTCCAGGCCAAGCACAGCGGCCATTTCCTGGACGTGAGCGGCGCCTCGCTCGTTCGGGAAGCCGACGTGATTCAGTGGCCGGCCACCGGCGGCACCAACCA
This region of Hymenobacter sp. YIM 151500-1 genomic DNA includes:
- a CDS encoding right-handed parallel beta-helix repeat-containing protein, which gives rise to MLFSFPSLRAGSWPPWPVLGAAALLLSAEAAAQPSAESLPIGAQSVSYPVPTAGEVRYVKPDGDNSADGKTLATAWRTLGKAITSAPDGATVVFKGGTYRASSEGVGMDRRLILQPYLNDVVWFKGSVTIPAAEWKTDGSTRWVKNNWTYQLPRDPDGASIDQANAPLAGYTDMVYLNGNRLVQVATKAEVGPGKFYVDYGTQQLYLGDNPSGKTVEATAYKRGMSVVKNPANSFDPSGSVVRGLGFAHFAEAGLGIGDQDVTVEDCTFAWNGQNGLVFFGQNNPSGAVLRYNRFAYNGMAGASGGRANNALVAHNRFDHNNVENFNRFWSAAGFKLTTSDNVVLRDNVAEDNNSTGFWLDVDCRNATIIRNTARRNTAFGIFFEVSRGALIASNLSVGNSTGIAVSNSRDARLYNNTLVSNGRALLVNEGDRTPSAAEKARGADYRTRGTVLKNNLIAKVTGSTAVIESYRPCSDTAQALVTAMDFNAYYRTAANQPAKFAHNWVLAGSSQGCFKFPLTLQQFQELTGLERNGLAIDGGPGEPFLVNAAADGTGNYRLKPGSLAYRRGEPLPAGVAAALGVPAGVAVDLGYLFDAGSYGNNVPTVTSITLINADTDQPIAAFNPLGDGATLNLAKLPTRRLSIRANTTPADIGSVRFGLDGNANFRVENSVPYALAGDNPGPDYGAWTPSLGPHTLTVTPYSQAGASGTAGPARTFTFTVVESLVDNPGFEAGGQATGNPAGWSTTSAGGHTNADYTQAGTPHGGRFHAVHFKNTAYDVYTSQLIENLPDGLYTFRAWVRVAGGYTGSRLQVENHGGSTLTKTLPSTNWQWAQVSLPNINVTSGRARIGFYTVAGASQGIQFDDVEFVRQPGASTPAARQSAGQATSEAGAAEVVFYPVPVVDKLTIDLPGAKGEELVEVVVTTTLGQQVLARTLPLNGARTLVLDLGHLSNGIYTVTVLRGGLRRVVQVPVAH
- a CDS encoding RICIN domain-containing protein encodes the protein MYSLTKASFARRFYSWVLLVGLAWWLSLLGAGFTAQAQTATYSVAGSRILKNGVPTVWRGANAQHVFGGDQGSRDQMNAWNMDISREFIGTLRQQPIAGTYPVGVYINGASEPTYLRPLEQIARDNRANGKVTIFCPFGWNPNVEGEKFTGLNPSQTPFWNDYKARMREIATFFKDQPDVWIELWNEPYWYDRSHGYSDALWLSDMQEMVNNIRSTGNQNIIVVPGAESGQDEDIILARGPALLQSQTNKNLVFDVHAYENWLRESQASVERRIRAVHNAGCALLFGEVGPYNTDGLMNPVNFLNAVRNTRSTTLAWLWKSDENDGDALLRSDGKTPNDTNNNNWGTTYRAFTLENHNPAGSAYAGRFVLLARHSGLALDVHASATTNGANVWQYTPNGSSAQTWTVAPAGGDYYRLTAECSGKVLDVAGYSTAEGANVQQWEWLSSDAQRWKITEVGGGFVTLQAKHSGHFLDVSGASLVREADVIQWPATGGTNQQWQLRWAPVPGTTTARRPPAAAAGLLLASSALEAYPNPARAQLTVHYQLAAACAVELRLTDAVGRTVRRQAHPQASAGPQQHTLDVRGLPAGTYLLDVHTGQGRPLHRTVLIQP
- a CDS encoding RICIN domain-containing protein produces the protein MAHTLLLTTAALPGALHRYVRGLALAAGLLLSSAAHAQEQARPADALAGSMGIGGRLDWATNEGNFHHVSAAIRGVGFRYVRVGALPECTGCDSRAQYYQNLRDLADQGNIKFCAVVDRWTSREALENFLQEMGPRVYALEGQNEAFHFGEGFAYANSLELQQMIWSVAKANGRNLQMYSWSLGGDAGNYDTMPSTDAYCDAGTIHPYHWFGDYTRGYNSAKASASLHQAWRAERNADGSWSHYKRSGFISAIRNKMISPSKPVVATEVGWATISLTDPAVSTSARLRFAPRVFLETFNAGIIRTFYYNIYETQGRGYSLTTGPNTSTLNDAGLAVKNLLALTADPGASFTPGSLNYSLSTASGMATQDDQEVTTTEIHHTLLQKRNGKFQLILWVDANSHDGAVADQSVTVTLNGLTASSVATYRPVQGTSVVQTFANTASFTVAVPDHPLIVEITPASSGGNPSPVQAAYGGTARTLPGTIQAEDYDTGGQGVAYSDSDGGNNGGAYRAAEAVDLQATTDAGGGQNVGWTADGEWLEYTVNVATAGVYDVKLRLASPSAGKQLRVKVGTTTLGTATVPNTSTWQTWQTVTLPGVSLSAGNSQVLRLEIIGGSFNLNWVQFESKGLADGVYTLTPACGPDVRLDVSNGLMADGTDVRTWTVNQHPAQEWLVQKQPDGTYRLSSAINNNYVLDVRAGSASSGNGTEVELYHWNGGANQRWLLNDVGNGYFELVPQSTPGYALDVEGASSSPTNAWLYQQYKNTAQQWRLTPVTSSRRTAATAAAGAHKPTAEPGTASQAASFWVFPNPNHGKATVSLTAEKDQRATVYLHNAQGLVSLFSVQAKAGLTEWAVPTTLAPGTYFCKTKLDGKDVSFTLQVQP